TCGGCAAGGCGTCGAACGGACGCGGCGTCTATGCCGGGCCGGGGATTTCGATCAAGCTGTCGGCGCTGCACCCCCGCTATGTTCGCGCACAGGCGGATCGGGTAATGGCCGAATTGCTGCCGACGGTGCGCGAACTGGCGCTTCAGGCGCGTCAGCATGACATCGGTTTCAACATCGATGCCGAAGAGGCGGACCGGCTGGAACTGTCGCTCGACATCCTCGAAAGCCTTGCGACCGATCCGGCGCTGATCGGCTGGAACGGGCTGGGCTTCGTGGTTCAGGCCTATGGCAAGCGGTGCCCGTTCGTGATCGACTGGCTGGCCGATCTGGCCCGGCGCAGCGATCGGCGGATCATGGTGCGGCTGGTCAAAGGGGCCTATTGGGACAGCGAGATCAAGCGTGCGCAAGTCGACGGACAGGCCGACTTTCCGGTCTTCACGCGGAAGGTCCACACCGACGTTTCGTACCTCGCCTGCGCGCGCAAGCTGCTCGACAATCGCGCGGTCCTGTTCCCGCAATTCGCGACACATAATGCCCAGACGCTGAGCGCGATCTACCACATGGCCGGGCCGGACTTTGCGCCGGGCGACTGGGAGTTCCAGTGCCTCCACGGCATGGGCGAGCCGTTGTACGAACAGGTCGTCGGCGCGGCGAACCTGAACCGTCCGTGCCGCATCTATGCGCCGGTGGGCACGCATGAGACGCTGCTGGCCTATCTCGTCCGCCGCCTGTTGGAGAACGGCGCCAATTCCAGTTTTGTTCACCGCATCTGGGATGAACATGTCGCGCTGGAAGACCTTGCCGCCGATCCGGTTGCAGAGGCGAAGGCGATCGAACCGCTGGGCGCGCCGCACCCGCAGATCGCCCTGCCGCGTGACATGTTCGCGGATCGCCGCAACTCTGCCGGGATCGATCTGTCGAATGAGTCCGAGCTGAAAGCTTTGGCCGATTGCTTGAAGCAAAGCGCCGACGCGGCGTGGCGTGCGCAGCCATTAGTTCCGGGGCTGGATGCAGAGCGGAAGGCGCAGCCCGTGACCAATCCGGCGGATCAATCCGATGTCGTTGGCAAGGTGCATCATGCGTTGGAACGCGATGCCGTGCACGCCATGCAGGTGGCCGCGCGGGCTGCACCGCGTTGGGCCGCAGCGCCGCTTGCGGAGCGTGCCGCGTGCCTCGACCGTGCCGCCGATGCGATGGAGGCTGCGATGCCCGTCCTGATGGGACTGATCATGCGCGAGGCGGGCAAAACCGCTGCGAACGCCGTAGCCGAAGTGCGCGAGGCAGTCGATTTCCTGCGCTATTACGCGGTCCAGGCGCGGGAGGGGCTGACCGATACCGATACGCTTGGTCCGGTTGTCTGCATCAGCCCGTGGAACTTCCCGCTGGCGATCTTTACCGGACAAGTCGCCGCCGCGCTCGTGGCGGGCAATCCGGTGCTGGCCAAACCCGCAGAGGAAACGCCGCTGATTGCCGCGCAAGCTGTGCAGCTTATGCACGATGCGGGTGTCCCGATAGACGTTCTGCAATTTCTGCCCGGTGGTGGCGATGTCGGTGCGGCGCTTGTTGCGGCACCGCAAACCGCTGGCGTGGTGTTCACCGGATCGACCGAGGTTGCCAAGCTGATCCAGCGCGAACTGGCCTCGCGCCTTTCGGCAACCGGCGGGCCGATCCCGCTTATTGCCGAGACCGGCGGCCAGAACGCGATGATCGTCGATTCCTCTGCGCTGGCCGAACAGGTTGTCGCCGATGTTATTGCCAGCGCCTTCGACAGTGCGGGTCAGCGGTGCTCGGCGCTGCGGGTGCTGTGCCTGCAGGAAGACATTGCGGATCGACAACTGGCGATGATCCGTGGTGCGTTGCAGGAACTGTGCATCGGCAATCCGGTGAACCTGTCGACCGATGTCGGGCCGGTTATCACCGCCGAGGCGAAGAGAACGATCGATGCGCACGTGGCGCGCATGGCCAGCGAAGGATGTAGGGTGGAGCGCCTCGACCTTCCCGAAGAAGCAGCCAAGGGTACGTTCGTTACGCCGACGATTATCGAGATCGGCTCGATCGCCCAATTGGGGCGGGAGGTGTTCGGACCTGTGCTTCACGTCGTGCGCTACAAGCGGCGCGATCTTGGCAAGCTGGTCGCGGCGATCAACGCGACCGGTTACGGACTGACCTTCGGCCTGCATACGCGGTTGGACGAAACGGTACGGCAGGTGATCGCGCATGTCGCGGCGGGCAATCTTTACGTAAATCGCAACACCATCGGCGCGGTTGTCGGCGTTCAGCCCTTCGGCGGGCGTGGACTGTCGGGCACGGGACCAAAGGCGGGCGGGCCGCTTTATTTAGGGCGTCTGAGCAGCGGGGCGAGCACGGACCTGTCGGTCGGCGACAATATCGCGCTGCCGGGTCCCGTGGGCGAGGCGAATACCTATTCGATCCATCCGCGGGAGCATGTCCTGCTTGTCCCGGAAACCAGGGCGGGTCTCGAAATGCAACTTGGCGCGGTTGCGCAATGCGGCGGCACGGCGACCGTTCTGGGCGATCCTGCCGACTATGCCGACCTTACGTTCGGTGCGGAATGGATTGCCGATTTGCCGAAGACCGGGAACTGGGGTGCTGCGCTGGTCGAAAAGCCCTCGGCAGAAACGTTTAAGTCCATCGCCGCGATGGATGGGCCGATCCCGCTGGTCCAGTCACCCGATGCCGATGGCGGATACAACCGGGCATGGCTCCTCGAAGAGGTCTGTATCTCGGTCAACACGACGGCGGCGGGCGGGAATGCCAGCCTGATGTCGCTGGATTGAGGCGCGCGACTTAACTTTGATATATACACGGATATAGAAAACCCCGATAGCGGCGCGAATGCACCGCTTGATCTTCGCCCTGATCGGTTCGTTCTGCTGCGCTCTGGCGGCTTGCGCGCCCACACCGGAAAAAGGTCCACTCGTCCTCGCCGCGTCCAGCATGCAGGATGCGATGGAGGCGGCGGCGGACGCTTGGGCCGATCAAGGGAATCCGCGCCCCGTGCTGTCCTTCGCGGCCAGCTCGGCGCTGGCGCGGCAGATCGAGGCCGGGGCAGAGGCGGGCCTGTTCGTGTCGGCGGACGAGGCATGGATGGATACCGTTGCGCGATCGGGCGCGATTGCCGACAACAGTCGCGCCGATCTAGTCACGAACCGGCTCGTCCTGATCGCTCCGGCCGAGGACGACTCCGCGTTCGCCCTCGGCGATCTGAGGCGGGAACTTGGCGATGGGCGGCTGGCTATGGCCGATCCCGATGCGGTACCGGCTGGGCGATATGCGCGGCAGGCGCTGGGATCGCTCGGCCTATGGGACCGCGTGAAGGACCGCATTGCATCGGCAGAGAACGTGCGTGTGGCGCTAGCACTGGTCGCGCGCGGCGAAGCGCCGTTTGGGGTCGTCTACGCAACCGACGCCTTGGCCGAACCGGGCGTTCGCGTGAACGCGACGTTTCCCGCCGATAGCCACGAGCCGATCCGATATCCCGTCGCGCGATTGCGTAGCTCGCAAGGCCCGGATGCAGAGGCATTCCGCGCCTTTCTACTCTCGCCGGAGGGGCAAGCTATTTTCGCCCGCTTTGGCTTTGGCCCGGCCTGAACCGTGATCCTGACCGCACAGGAATGGGCCATCGTCGCCCTGTCGCTGAAGGTCAGCAGCGTCGCGATCCTTCTGACGCTGCCTATCGCCTTTGCGCTGGCGTGGGTGTTGGAACGCACGCGGATGCCGGGACGGATCGTGCTCGACGGTCTGGTCCACCTGCCGCTGGTTCTGCCGCCGGTGGTGACGGGCTGGGCGCTGCTGCTGCTGTTTGGGGCGAATGCACCATTGGGGCGGTTCTTGGCCGATACCTTTGGCGTTACGCTGATCTTCCGCTGGACCGGGGCCGCCGTCGCCGCTGCGATCATGGCATTGCCGCTGATGGTTCGGGCCATCCGCCTGTCGCTGGCAGGGGTGGACCGCAGGCTGGAGCAGGCGGCGCACACATTGGGTGCCGGGCGATGGCGGACGTTTGGCGCGGTGACTTTGCCGCTGGCCATGCCTGGGCTGCTGGCGGCGCTGGTACTGGGTTTTGCGCGTTCCATCGGGGAGTTCGGCGCGACGATCACGTTCGTGTCCAACGTTCCGGGTGAGACGCGGACGCTGCCGCTGGCGATCTATACCTCGCTGCAAGTGCCGGGCGGGGAAGGGGCGGTCACGCGTCTGGCGGTCGTGAGCATCGTGCTTTCGCTGGCCGCGCTGATCGGGTCGGAGTGGCTGGTGCGTCGCGGCGCGCGGCGGATCGGCGGAGAAGATCGCCATGTCCTTTGACGTCGACATTGCGGTCCGCAGAGGCCGCCGCCGGATCGAAGTGCGGTTCAAAGCAGAGGGCGGGCTGGTCGCGTTGTTCGGGCCTTCCGGCGCTGGCAAAACCAGCGTGCTTGATGCGGTCGCGGGCCTGTTGCGGCCAGAGCGTGGCCGGATCGCCGTTGAAGGCACGGTGCTGTTCGACGGTTCGGCAAAGATCGATCTGCGTCCGCAAGACCGCGCCTGTGGCTACGTGTTTCAGGAGGGGCGCCTGTTCCCTCACATGACCGTGCGGGAAAACCTGATGTTCGGTCAGCGTCGGGCGGGGATGGGACGCGTGCTGCCGGGGTTTGACGAGACATTGCGATTTCTCGGCATCGCCGAATTGCTGGATCGCGCGCCGCGAACGCTTTCCGGCGGGGAGGCGCAGCGGGTGGCCATTGGGCGCGCCCTGTTGTCGGGCCCGCAGTTCCTGTTGATGGACGAGCCGTTGTCGTCGATCGACAGCAGGCGGCGGGACGAGATCATGATCATGATCGAGCGCATTCGTGATGAAATGCGGGTGCCGATCCTCTACGTCAGCCACGACCGGTCCGAGGTTGACCGTCTGGCTGAGAGCGTCGTCGCGATAGGCTGAAATCAGGGCTTGGCGGGAACCGGTGCGGGCCGGATCTTTGTCTCAAGCCCGTGCCAGCGGCTATCGCTGCCAGTGCGCGCCACGGCCTCCTGCAAATCGCGATAGTCGCTCAGCACGGTGCGCCCCAGTTCGCTCAATTCCGCGCCGCTGCGCGCCGCGCCGCCGGGCTTTGTGCGAACGAGCGGTTCGGTCCAGCAGCGATTCATCGCATCGACCAGCAGCCACGCCCGGCGATAGCTCATCCCCATGTCTCGGGCAGCGGCGGATATGGAGCCGGTCGCGGCGATGGCTTCCATCAGATCGGCCTTGCCCGGACCCATCGCGATCTCTTCGCCGCAGAAGATCTGGACCTTTATCTTTATGCGTGCATTCCCGGCCATGCCGCGCACCATGCGACAGGTGCCCACCGTACGCAATGATGGGCTTGCAGGATTGGCCGTGCGTGCTAATTCGTTCGAATGAATGAATCGGCTCGACCTGCAAACGCTGACCTGTTGAACGCCGCCATTCGCTTGTTCGGAAGGGTTGGCTACGACGGGGCCAGCACGCGGGCGATCGCGGCGGCCTGTGGCAAACCGATGTCTGCAATCACCTACCATTTCGGTGGCAAGCGTGGACTTTACCTTGCCGCAGCAGAGCATATCGCGGCCAAGATGAGTGAGCGCATCGCGCCGCTTCGCGCCATTCGCGAGGGGGTCGATCTGGACAATGCGGACTTCGCGGTGATCGAAGAGGCCCTGCACCGGATGATCGACATCGGCATTGGCGTGGTGACGGACCCTGCCATCGACGATTTCGTGAACTTCGTCTTGCGCGAACAGGCGGAGCCGACCGATGCGTTTCAGCCGATTTTCGAAGGGGTGATGAGCCCGATCCTGACGCAGATGACGACGCTTCTTGCTGCTGCTGCCGATCCGCCGATGCCAGAGGGGGAGGCGCGGATCCGGGCTGCCATGCTGATAGGGCAGATCGTGTTTTTCCGCACCTGCCGCGCCGCTGCCTTGCGCCATTGCGGCTGGGCAGGGATTGGCGATGCGGAACGCCAAGAAATCGCCGCTGCCGCGCATTCGCACCTATCCATATTCCTGTCCGGCCTTCGTCGTGGAGAACACCAGTGAGCCGAAGAAATATCGCCATAATCGGCGCGATCGTTGCGGTTCTGCTCGCGGCCTATTTCACCAAGGGCCTTGGCCTGCTGGGCGGTTCGGAAACCGGTCTTACGCTATACGGCAATGTCGACGTGCGGCAGGTCGATCTGGCCTTTCGTGGCGGGGGGCGGATAGAGGCCATCGGTCCCGAAGAGGGCGAGCAGGTCAAAGCGGGGCAGGCGATTGCGCGGCTGGACGTCGCGCCGATGCGCGACGAACTGGCAGCGGCGCGGGCGCAACTGGGCGTGGCCAATGCCGAATTGGCGAAAGCGCGGGCTGGAAGCCGCCCGCAGGAAATCACGCAGGCAGAGGCGCGATCGCGGCAGGCGCAGGCTTCGCTGGAATCCGCGCAGGAAGATTACGACCGCCGCGCCAAGCTGGTCGAAACCGGGGCGGTGAGCAGGCAGGTCTTCGACGCGACCGAGGCGAAGTTGCAATCGGCACGGGCCGAAGCGCGCGCCGCCGCCGCCGCGCTATCGCTGGCGCGCGAGGGGTCGCGGACCGAGGACCGGCAAGCCGCCGCCGCACAGGCCGAAGCGGCGCGGGCACGTCGCGATTCCGCGCGGACCGGGCTGGACGATGCGGTGTTGCGCGCGCCCAGCGGCGGGACC
The sequence above is a segment of the Croceicoccus naphthovorans genome. Coding sequences within it:
- the putA gene encoding bifunctional proline dehydrogenase/L-glutamate gamma-semialdehyde dehydrogenase PutA — translated: MTNRPNPFAQFAPSIRPASPRRSAITAATRKAEPDCIADLIGPAESLDENKGPVRELTMQLVARLRKQGQRGGVEALVKEYSLSSQEGVALMCLAEALLRIPDDATRDALIRDKIAPGDWQSHLGGGRSIFVNAATWGLVVTGKLTASVNDKGLSAALTRLVARAGEPVIRRGVDLAMELMGEQFVTGETIAEALRRSAKMEAKGFSYSFDMLGEAAMTAQDAARYYADYERAIAAIGKASNGRGVYAGPGISIKLSALHPRYVRAQADRVMAELLPTVRELALQARQHDIGFNIDAEEADRLELSLDILESLATDPALIGWNGLGFVVQAYGKRCPFVIDWLADLARRSDRRIMVRLVKGAYWDSEIKRAQVDGQADFPVFTRKVHTDVSYLACARKLLDNRAVLFPQFATHNAQTLSAIYHMAGPDFAPGDWEFQCLHGMGEPLYEQVVGAANLNRPCRIYAPVGTHETLLAYLVRRLLENGANSSFVHRIWDEHVALEDLAADPVAEAKAIEPLGAPHPQIALPRDMFADRRNSAGIDLSNESELKALADCLKQSADAAWRAQPLVPGLDAERKAQPVTNPADQSDVVGKVHHALERDAVHAMQVAARAAPRWAAAPLAERAACLDRAADAMEAAMPVLMGLIMREAGKTAANAVAEVREAVDFLRYYAVQAREGLTDTDTLGPVVCISPWNFPLAIFTGQVAAALVAGNPVLAKPAEETPLIAAQAVQLMHDAGVPIDVLQFLPGGGDVGAALVAAPQTAGVVFTGSTEVAKLIQRELASRLSATGGPIPLIAETGGQNAMIVDSSALAEQVVADVIASAFDSAGQRCSALRVLCLQEDIADRQLAMIRGALQELCIGNPVNLSTDVGPVITAEAKRTIDAHVARMASEGCRVERLDLPEEAAKGTFVTPTIIEIGSIAQLGREVFGPVLHVVRYKRRDLGKLVAAINATGYGLTFGLHTRLDETVRQVIAHVAAGNLYVNRNTIGAVVGVQPFGGRGLSGTGPKAGGPLYLGRLSSGASTDLSVGDNIALPGPVGEANTYSIHPREHVLLVPETRAGLEMQLGAVAQCGGTATVLGDPADYADLTFGAEWIADLPKTGNWGAALVEKPSAETFKSIAAMDGPIPLVQSPDADGGYNRAWLLEEVCISVNTTAAGGNASLMSLD
- the modA gene encoding molybdate ABC transporter substrate-binding protein is translated as MHRLIFALIGSFCCALAACAPTPEKGPLVLAASSMQDAMEAAADAWADQGNPRPVLSFAASSALARQIEAGAEAGLFVSADEAWMDTVARSGAIADNSRADLVTNRLVLIAPAEDDSAFALGDLRRELGDGRLAMADPDAVPAGRYARQALGSLGLWDRVKDRIASAENVRVALALVARGEAPFGVVYATDALAEPGVRVNATFPADSHEPIRYPVARLRSSQGPDAEAFRAFLLSPEGQAIFARFGFGPA
- the modB gene encoding molybdate ABC transporter permease subunit — encoded protein: MILTAQEWAIVALSLKVSSVAILLTLPIAFALAWVLERTRMPGRIVLDGLVHLPLVLPPVVTGWALLLLFGANAPLGRFLADTFGVTLIFRWTGAAVAAAIMALPLMVRAIRLSLAGVDRRLEQAAHTLGAGRWRTFGAVTLPLAMPGLLAALVLGFARSIGEFGATITFVSNVPGETRTLPLAIYTSLQVPGGEGAVTRLAVVSIVLSLAALIGSEWLVRRGARRIGGEDRHVL
- a CDS encoding ATP-binding cassette domain-containing protein translates to MSFDVDIAVRRGRRRIEVRFKAEGGLVALFGPSGAGKTSVLDAVAGLLRPERGRIAVEGTVLFDGSAKIDLRPQDRACGYVFQEGRLFPHMTVRENLMFGQRRAGMGRVLPGFDETLRFLGIAELLDRAPRTLSGGEAQRVAIGRALLSGPQFLLMDEPLSSIDSRRRDEIMIMIERIRDEMRVPILYVSHDRSEVDRLAESVVAIG
- a CDS encoding winged helix-turn-helix domain-containing protein, yielding MAGNARIKIKVQIFCGEEIAMGPGKADLMEAIAATGSISAAARDMGMSYRRAWLLVDAMNRCWTEPLVRTKPGGAARSGAELSELGRTVLSDYRDLQEAVARTGSDSRWHGLETKIRPAPVPAKP
- a CDS encoding CerR family C-terminal domain-containing protein, which codes for MFGRVGYDGASTRAIAAACGKPMSAITYHFGGKRGLYLAAAEHIAAKMSERIAPLRAIREGVDLDNADFAVIEEALHRMIDIGIGVVTDPAIDDFVNFVLREQAEPTDAFQPIFEGVMSPILTQMTTLLAAAADPPMPEGEARIRAAMLIGQIVFFRTCRAAALRHCGWAGIGDAERQEIAAAAHSHLSIFLSGLRRGEHQ
- a CDS encoding HlyD family efflux transporter periplasmic adaptor subunit; this translates as MSRRNIAIIGAIVAVLLAAYFTKGLGLLGGSETGLTLYGNVDVRQVDLAFRGGGRIEAIGPEEGEQVKAGQAIARLDVAPMRDELAAARAQLGVANAELAKARAGSRPQEITQAEARSRQAQASLESAQEDYDRRAKLVETGAVSRQVFDATEAKLQSARAEARAAAAALSLAREGSRTEDRQAAAAQAEAARARRDSARTGLDDAVLRAPSGGTVLTRAREPGAIVGPGETVLTLTIDRPMRIRAYVGADDLSRISPGMKVQVTTDGNARRYAGKIAQIAPKAEFTPKTVQTEDLRADLVYRVRILIDDPDQGLRQGQPVTVNIPAARPAAD